From one Pontibacillus sp. HMF3514 genomic stretch:
- a CDS encoding CoA-acylating methylmalonate-semialdehyde dehydrogenase yields the protein MTQTTFEKVNNYVGGKWIESNTDKTESVFNPATGEVIAEVPISTREDLDHAASVASEAFKTWSEVPVPKRARILFKYQQLLVEHWDELAELITIENGKNFKEAYGEVQRGIECVEFATGAPSLMMGSQLPSISSGMESGTYRYPIGVVGGITPFNFPMMVPCWMFPMALATGNTFILKPSERTPLLANRLAELLEEAGLPDGVFNIVHGAHDVVNGILDNKDIKAISFVGSQPVAEYVYKRGTDNLKRVQALAGAKNHSIVLSDANIENAVTQIFNAAFGSAGERCMACSVVAVEEDIADEFIQRLVQKSNEIKIGNGLEDDVFLGPVIRDQHKERTIQYIQTGEEEGATLVRDGRKDVEGEQEGYFVGPTIFDEVTSEMKIWQDEIFAPVLSIARVKNLEEAVELTNTSRFANGACIFTKDGGSVRNFRETIDAGMLGVNIGVPAPMAFFPFSGWKDSFYGDLHANGKDGVAFYTRQKVVTGRWV from the coding sequence ATGACTCAAACCACATTTGAAAAGGTGAATAATTATGTCGGTGGTAAGTGGATAGAATCCAATACAGATAAAACAGAATCTGTTTTCAATCCTGCAACTGGAGAAGTGATTGCAGAAGTACCTATATCTACAAGAGAAGACTTGGACCATGCGGCAAGCGTTGCAAGTGAGGCTTTTAAAACGTGGAGTGAGGTCCCAGTTCCAAAACGGGCTAGAATTCTATTTAAGTACCAACAACTATTAGTAGAACATTGGGATGAATTAGCTGAATTAATAACTATAGAGAATGGGAAAAACTTCAAAGAAGCGTATGGTGAAGTACAACGTGGAATTGAATGTGTGGAATTTGCAACTGGTGCACCTAGCCTAATGATGGGATCTCAATTACCTTCCATATCTTCAGGTATGGAGTCGGGTACGTACCGATATCCTATTGGAGTGGTAGGGGGGATCACTCCATTTAACTTCCCAATGATGGTGCCATGTTGGATGTTCCCAATGGCACTAGCTACAGGGAATACATTCATTTTGAAGCCTTCGGAGCGAACACCGTTACTGGCTAACCGCCTGGCTGAATTATTAGAGGAAGCAGGTTTACCAGACGGAGTGTTTAACATCGTTCACGGGGCTCATGATGTAGTGAATGGAATATTGGATAACAAGGATATTAAGGCTATTTCTTTCGTAGGTTCACAACCGGTAGCGGAGTATGTATATAAGCGTGGAACAGATAACCTAAAGAGAGTTCAAGCACTAGCAGGCGCTAAAAACCATTCTATTGTGTTAAGCGACGCTAATATTGAAAATGCTGTAACTCAAATTTTTAATGCTGCATTTGGGTCTGCAGGAGAACGCTGCATGGCGTGTTCTGTCGTTGCAGTGGAGGAGGATATAGCAGATGAATTTATCCAGCGTCTCGTACAAAAATCAAATGAAATAAAAATAGGAAATGGACTTGAAGACGACGTTTTCCTTGGCCCTGTTATTCGTGATCAACATAAGGAACGTACGATTCAATATATTCAAACAGGTGAAGAAGAAGGGGCGACCTTAGTTCGCGATGGACGAAAAGATGTCGAAGGTGAACAGGAAGGATATTTCGTAGGACCGACAATTTTTGATGAGGTAACAAGTGAAATGAAAATCTGGCAGGATGAGATCTTTGCTCCCGTTCTCTCCATTGCTAGAGTTAAAAATCTTGAAGAGGCGGTTGAGCTAACGAACACTTCTCGTTTTGCTAATGGAGCTTGCATTTTCACTAAAGATGGAGGAAGTGTAAGGAATTTCCGTGAAACGATTGATGCTGGAATGCTTGGAGTGAATATAGGGGTACCAGCTCCAATGGCATTCTTTCCATTCTCTGGTTGGAAAGATTCCTTCTATGGCGATCTACATGCTAACGGAAAAGATGGTGTTGCATTTTACACGAGGCAAAAAGTTGTAACAGGCCGTTGGGTATAA
- the iolD gene encoding 3D-(3,5/4)-trihydroxycyclohexane-1,2-dione acylhydrolase (decyclizing): protein MIVRLTTAQALILFLNQQYIEVDGKEQKLFKGIFTIFGHGNVLGLGQALEQDSGDLEVYQGRNEQGMAHAAVAYAKQNNQKQLMACTSSIGPGSANMITAASTATANNLPVLLLPGDTFATRQPDPALQQIEQIHDASITTNDAFRPVSKYWDRVSRPEQLMSALINAMRVLTDQADTGAVTLSLPQDVQGEAFDYPEYFFKKRVHRIERRKPTDMELHDALELMKKKKKPLIVSGGGVRYSESGGKLKEFAEKYHIPIAETQAGKGAVEGTFPLNLGGIGVTGNSASNQLAKEADLVIGIGTKFADFTTGSKELFQHHDVDFLTINLSKYHANKLDATTVVADAKTTLEELGDLLDKENYSSGYNQEIEEARKGWEEELNRLYHTDYHKVGYQPEVAGHLDEVIPEYTEALETSLTQTAVIGEINQSIADDSIIVGSSGSLPGDLQRMWVSRQPNTYHMEYGYSCMGYEVSGSLGVKMAEPNKEVYAMVGDGSYLMLHSELVTSIQEGLKLNIILFDNAGFGCINNLQMGNGMGSFGTEFRHRNSKTGSLNGSIVPVDFAQSAAGYGVKTYKVHTIEDLRYALEDSKKQDVSTLMDIKVLPKTMSDGYDAWWNVGVAETSKSESVEQAHQVRMKHLEQARKY, encoded by the coding sequence ATGATAGTGAGATTAACAACTGCTCAAGCACTGATTTTGTTTTTAAATCAGCAATATATTGAGGTAGATGGAAAAGAGCAAAAACTTTTCAAAGGGATATTTACGATCTTTGGACATGGAAATGTTCTCGGTTTAGGGCAAGCATTAGAACAGGATAGTGGTGACCTTGAAGTGTACCAGGGACGAAATGAACAGGGAATGGCACATGCTGCTGTTGCTTATGCTAAACAAAACAATCAGAAGCAGTTAATGGCCTGCACATCTTCCATTGGTCCTGGTTCAGCTAATATGATTACAGCAGCATCCACTGCGACGGCAAATAATCTTCCAGTATTACTATTGCCTGGTGATACATTTGCCACACGACAGCCGGACCCAGCTTTACAGCAAATTGAGCAAATACATGATGCTTCTATCACAACGAATGATGCTTTCCGACCGGTTAGTAAGTACTGGGATCGAGTTTCACGACCGGAACAGTTAATGAGTGCCTTAATTAATGCGATGCGTGTTTTAACAGACCAAGCAGATACAGGTGCCGTGACTCTATCGCTTCCTCAAGATGTTCAGGGCGAAGCTTTTGACTACCCAGAGTATTTCTTTAAAAAGCGTGTACATCGGATAGAACGTAGAAAACCAACGGATATGGAACTACATGATGCTCTAGAATTAATGAAAAAGAAGAAAAAGCCTCTCATTGTAAGTGGCGGAGGCGTAAGGTATTCCGAATCGGGAGGAAAGCTTAAAGAGTTTGCAGAGAAGTATCATATACCAATTGCAGAGACCCAAGCAGGTAAAGGTGCTGTGGAAGGTACGTTTCCCCTCAATCTCGGAGGAATAGGTGTTACTGGAAATTCTGCTTCTAATCAGCTAGCGAAAGAAGCAGATCTTGTGATTGGCATTGGGACAAAATTTGCAGATTTTACAACTGGATCGAAGGAACTGTTCCAACATCATGACGTTGATTTCTTGACTATTAATCTATCAAAATATCATGCCAACAAGTTGGATGCCACAACAGTAGTCGCAGATGCCAAAACAACCCTAGAAGAGCTAGGTGATTTACTAGATAAAGAGAATTATTCTTCTGGCTATAACCAAGAGATCGAAGAAGCACGAAAAGGCTGGGAAGAAGAATTAAACCGACTTTATCATACAGATTATCATAAAGTAGGATATCAGCCGGAAGTAGCAGGGCATCTTGATGAAGTCATACCAGAATATACTGAAGCTCTTGAAACTTCTCTAACGCAAACGGCTGTTATAGGAGAAATAAATCAATCCATTGCTGATGATTCTATTATAGTGGGCTCATCTGGTAGTCTGCCAGGTGATTTGCAACGAATGTGGGTTAGCAGACAACCGAACACGTATCATATGGAGTATGGCTACTCTTGTATGGGTTATGAGGTTTCTGGGTCACTAGGCGTAAAAATGGCGGAACCCAATAAAGAAGTCTATGCCATGGTCGGAGATGGTAGCTATTTAATGCTTCACTCTGAGTTAGTTACAAGCATCCAAGAAGGATTGAAGTTGAATATTATTCTATTTGATAATGCAGGCTTTGGATGCATTAATAACTTACAAATGGGAAATGGAATGGGGAGTTTTGGTACAGAATTTAGACATCGAAACAGTAAAACAGGTTCATTGAATGGTTCGATTGTTCCGGTGGATTTCGCCCAAAGTGCCGCAGGATACGGAGTGAAGACATACAAGGTGCATACCATAGAAGATTTGCGTTATGCATTAGAGGACTCTAAAAAACAAGATGTATCTACTTTAATGGATATTAAAGTTTTACCCAAAACCATGTCAGATGGGTATGATGCATGGTGGAACGTAGGAGTAGCAGAAACCTCTAAAAGCGAATCGGTAGAACAAGCTCATCAAGTACGAATGAAGCACCTCGAACAAGCTCGTAAATATTAG
- the iolE gene encoding myo-inosose-2 dehydratase — MFKENTIKLGIAPIGWTNDDLPELGGDIPFEQCVSEMALAGFEGTEVGNKYPHNRDELNNALTLRNLKVASAWFSAFTTTEPLENTIEEFIKHRDFLHDMGAKVIVVSEQGHSIQHKDVSLFDEKPIFTEEEWDLLAEGMNKLGALAKEKGMEVVFHHHMGTGVQTTQEVDRLMEMTDPNLVHLLYDTGHLYFSGEDPLIVLKQHLHRIKHVHLKDVRQSVARSIQENNKSFLEAVKEGVFTVPGDGVIDFEPIFSILAEAEYHGWFVVEAEQDPELANPLQYALSAREYIYKTAGL, encoded by the coding sequence ATGTTTAAGGAAAACACGATTAAACTTGGAATTGCACCTATTGGATGGACCAACGATGATTTACCGGAGCTAGGGGGAGATATTCCATTTGAGCAATGTGTTAGTGAAATGGCACTAGCTGGCTTTGAAGGAACTGAGGTCGGGAATAAATACCCCCACAATAGGGATGAACTAAACAACGCTCTTACTTTACGTAATCTAAAAGTAGCAAGTGCGTGGTTTAGTGCATTTACGACCACAGAGCCCTTAGAAAATACAATAGAGGAATTTATAAAACACCGTGATTTCCTACATGATATGGGAGCTAAAGTGATTGTCGTATCTGAACAAGGTCATAGTATACAACATAAAGACGTATCTTTATTTGATGAAAAACCGATCTTTACTGAAGAAGAATGGGATCTACTAGCAGAAGGGATGAATAAGCTAGGAGCTTTGGCAAAGGAAAAGGGAATGGAAGTCGTCTTTCACCATCATATGGGGACAGGAGTCCAAACGACGCAGGAAGTGGATCGTCTAATGGAAATGACAGATCCAAATCTGGTCCACTTATTATATGATACAGGACATCTCTATTTTTCGGGTGAAGACCCATTAATTGTTCTAAAACAACATCTCCATAGAATTAAGCATGTTCATCTGAAGGATGTTCGACAATCTGTTGCTAGGAGTATTCAAGAGAATAACAAGAGCTTCCTTGAAGCGGTAAAAGAAGGTGTATTTACGGTACCTGGAGATGGAGTTATTGATTTTGAACCCATCTTCTCTATTCTTGCAGAAGCGGAATATCATGGGTGGTTCGTGGTAGAAGCAGAGCAGGATCCAGAACTGGCAAATCCACTTCAATATGCATTATCTGCAAGAGAATATATATATAAAACCGCAGGATTGTAG
- a CDS encoding LacI family DNA-binding transcriptional regulator → MKVTIYEVAKEADVSIATVSKVINNTGRISEATRIKVLEAMKALNYYPSVVASALTGKRTDTLGLLIPDISNPFFSEIARNIEDKAHERGISVIMCSTDHDEEKEKKYIELLKRKQVDGFIVASGIKNKGIMKELTEANVPLAMLAQEEPAYDVTVVSVDNYKGGYEATSHLFLNGHRNVGIIAEQMHSNNMRLYAYRDVHEAFGVLINEDNIVKTTATIENGRECTKQLLDKDDPPTAIFACNDLLAIGVIQAAREKGLNIPDDLSVIGFDNTILATTTVPALTTMAQPIEDMGKKIIDVIINKIEGDNERQESIFFNPTLMIRGTTAPLVTASNKVK, encoded by the coding sequence ATGAAAGTAACCATATATGAAGTTGCCAAAGAAGCAGACGTTTCCATAGCAACAGTATCAAAGGTTATTAATAATACAGGGCGTATCAGTGAAGCTACACGAATAAAAGTGCTTGAGGCAATGAAAGCATTAAATTACTACCCAAGTGTAGTGGCCTCTGCATTGACAGGCAAACGTACAGATACGCTTGGTTTACTAATTCCGGATATTTCAAACCCATTTTTCTCAGAAATCGCTAGAAATATAGAGGACAAAGCACATGAACGGGGAATAAGCGTTATCATGTGTAGTACTGATCACGATGAAGAAAAGGAAAAGAAATATATAGAGCTTTTAAAGAGGAAACAAGTGGATGGTTTTATTGTAGCTTCTGGAATTAAAAATAAAGGAATTATGAAGGAACTAACTGAGGCCAATGTTCCACTTGCAATGCTAGCTCAGGAAGAGCCAGCTTATGATGTTACTGTAGTGTCTGTCGATAACTACAAAGGAGGATATGAGGCTACCTCTCACTTATTCTTAAACGGACATCGTAATGTGGGGATTATTGCTGAACAAATGCATAGTAATAATATGCGACTGTATGCTTACCGAGATGTACATGAAGCATTTGGAGTCTTAATCAACGAAGATAATATAGTCAAAACAACTGCAACAATAGAGAATGGTAGGGAGTGTACTAAGCAGCTACTTGATAAAGATGATCCACCTACAGCTATTTTTGCATGTAACGATTTGCTAGCGATAGGTGTTATACAAGCTGCGAGAGAAAAAGGATTAAATATTCCCGACGATCTATCGGTTATCGGGTTTGATAATACCATTCTAGCCACAACAACCGTTCCAGCTCTCACAACCATGGCACAACCAATTGAAGATATGGGGAAAAAGATCATCGATGTCATCATCAACAAAATAGAAGGAGACAACGAAAGACAAGAAAGCATCTTTTTCAATCCAACCTTAATGATCCGTGGCACAACGGCACCATTAGTTACAGCAAGTAATAAAGTGAAATGA
- a CDS encoding NCS2 family permease gives MRHFFKFNERETNYKQETMAGITTFLSMAYILVVNPIILSQAGIDKGALFTATALSAIVGSLLIGLMANFPVGIAPSMGLNSFFTFSVVIGMGIEWQVALTGVFIAGIIFMILSLLKIREKIINVIPKDLKHAIAGGIGFFIAFIGLKNAGIVVGNEETLVAIGQLTNPATALAVFGFIITLMMLVRGIRGGIFYGIVITSIVGMSIGLVDVPDSVVGEVPSLEPTFGVVFQHLGDIFTPEILAVIFTFLFVAFFDTAGALIAVASQAGIMKDNQIPNAGRALLADSTSGVAGAIFGTSTTASFVESSAGVAVGGRTGFTSVVIAICFFFALFFSPILGVITTEVTAPALIIVGALMASEVKAIDWSKMEIMVPAFVTIITMPLTFSIATGIALGFILYPFAMVAKKDWKQVHPIMYGLAGMFMLYFVFL, from the coding sequence ATGAGACATTTCTTCAAGTTTAATGAACGTGAAACGAATTATAAACAAGAAACGATGGCCGGTATTACCACGTTTCTTTCTATGGCCTATATTTTAGTCGTTAACCCGATCATTTTAAGTCAGGCTGGGATTGATAAAGGGGCACTCTTTACGGCTACTGCTTTATCCGCCATTGTTGGATCGCTTTTAATCGGACTGATGGCAAACTTTCCTGTTGGTATTGCACCAAGTATGGGGCTTAATTCATTCTTTACCTTTTCTGTCGTTATCGGGATGGGGATTGAATGGCAAGTCGCTTTAACGGGAGTATTTATTGCTGGCATTATCTTTATGATTCTAAGTCTTCTGAAGATACGAGAGAAAATCATTAATGTGATTCCGAAAGATTTAAAACATGCCATTGCAGGAGGCATCGGGTTTTTCATTGCGTTTATTGGTTTGAAAAATGCCGGTATTGTTGTAGGAAACGAGGAGACGTTGGTAGCAATTGGTCAATTGACTAATCCTGCGACTGCCCTTGCCGTGTTTGGTTTTATTATTACTTTGATGATGCTTGTGCGTGGAATTCGTGGAGGTATTTTCTATGGAATTGTCATCACCAGCATTGTAGGCATGAGCATTGGATTAGTAGATGTGCCTGACTCCGTGGTTGGAGAGGTACCTAGCCTTGAGCCAACATTTGGGGTTGTTTTTCAGCACTTAGGGGATATCTTTACTCCTGAAATTCTTGCTGTTATTTTTACATTTTTATTTGTTGCGTTTTTCGATACGGCTGGTGCACTTATTGCTGTGGCCAGTCAGGCAGGTATTATGAAGGACAATCAAATTCCAAATGCAGGTCGCGCTCTATTAGCGGATTCCACTTCTGGAGTGGCTGGGGCTATCTTTGGTACTTCCACAACGGCTTCGTTTGTTGAATCCTCTGCCGGAGTTGCTGTTGGTGGCCGTACAGGCTTTACGAGTGTTGTAATTGCCATCTGCTTCTTTTTTGCATTGTTCTTTTCACCTATACTTGGCGTCATTACAACTGAAGTAACAGCACCTGCCCTCATCATTGTCGGTGCTCTTATGGCGTCAGAGGTAAAAGCGATTGACTGGAGCAAGATGGAAATCATGGTTCCGGCATTTGTCACCATTATCACAATGCCACTCACTTTCAGTATAGCAACGGGGATTGCCCTTGGTTTCATCCTTTACCCATTTGCTATGGTTGCTAAAAAAGATTGGAAGCAAGTCCACCCAATTATGTACGGTCTAGCTGGAATGTTTATGTTGTATTTTGTGTTTTTGTAA
- the metA gene encoding homoserine O-succinyltransferase — MPINIPEKLPARDILEKENIFLMEDERAVTQDIRPLNILILNLMPEKEKTERQLLRLLSNSPLQVNVEFIHTSTYESKNISKSHLSQFYKTFHEIKDKRYDGMIITGAPVEQLDFEDVAYWEELKEIMEWTKTNVTSVLHICWGAQAALYYHYGIDKYALPDKISGVYQHRMMHPTVKLVRGMDDVFLAPHSRYTGVSEEEISNHDQLTLLSSSKDAGPLLAISNDEKHVMITGHIEYESTTLAEEYERDVAKGLNVNVPAGYFPDDDPDQQPLNRWRSQAYLLFSNWLNYYVYQETPYEWGSESLWSI; from the coding sequence ATGCCAATTAATATTCCTGAAAAATTACCCGCAAGAGATATCTTAGAAAAAGAAAACATCTTCCTTATGGAGGACGAACGTGCTGTTACTCAGGATATTCGACCGTTAAATATCCTGATTCTGAACCTCATGCCCGAAAAAGAAAAAACGGAAAGACAGTTGCTGCGCTTGCTCAGTAATTCCCCCTTACAAGTAAATGTAGAGTTTATACATACCTCTACATACGAATCAAAAAATATAAGCAAATCTCATTTAAGTCAATTTTATAAAACGTTTCATGAAATCAAAGACAAACGTTACGATGGAATGATTATTACAGGCGCCCCTGTCGAGCAACTAGATTTTGAAGATGTCGCCTATTGGGAAGAACTCAAAGAAATTATGGAATGGACAAAGACCAATGTCACATCTGTCCTGCACATTTGTTGGGGAGCTCAGGCAGCACTCTATTACCATTATGGGATTGATAAGTATGCACTTCCGGATAAAATTTCAGGCGTGTATCAACACCGCATGATGCATCCAACTGTCAAATTAGTTCGGGGAATGGATGACGTATTCTTAGCCCCTCATTCGCGATATACAGGTGTATCAGAGGAAGAAATCTCGAATCATGATCAGTTAACATTATTATCTTCATCTAAGGATGCTGGACCATTACTGGCTATATCAAATGATGAAAAGCATGTGATGATTACGGGTCATATTGAATATGAATCTACGACACTAGCAGAAGAATATGAGCGAGATGTAGCAAAAGGATTAAATGTGAATGTCCCAGCTGGTTATTTTCCTGACGATGATCCTGATCAACAGCCTTTAAATCGTTGGAGATCTCAGGCTTATCTATTATTTTCGAATTGGTTGAACTATTATGTTTATCAGGAAACGCCTTATGAGTGGGGATCTGAGAGTTTGTGGAGTATATAA
- a CDS encoding CidA/LrgA family protein has product MGVLKVMGHIAVLIVFYLIGSWIQDLFNLFIPGSIIGMLLLFSTLLTKKVNVNWVDEGADFLIRHLALLFIPVTVGIIQYLDLFTGKSFFLIPIALCSTLLVMVCSGMVSQYIVRKKEREYEHLNRDHNVH; this is encoded by the coding sequence ATGGGTGTTTTGAAAGTGATGGGCCATATCGCTGTTTTAATCGTTTTTTATTTGATTGGAAGTTGGATACAGGATCTATTCAATCTGTTTATACCGGGTAGCATTATTGGGATGTTGTTACTCTTTAGTACGTTATTAACAAAGAAAGTGAATGTGAACTGGGTGGATGAGGGAGCTGATTTCCTTATTCGTCATTTAGCGTTGTTATTTATTCCAGTTACAGTTGGCATTATACAATATCTAGATTTATTTACTGGTAAGAGTTTTTTTCTTATTCCGATCGCATTGTGCAGTACGCTACTTGTGATGGTGTGTTCGGGAATGGTGAGTCAGTATATCGTCAGAAAGAAGGAGCGGGAGTATGAGCATCTTAATCGGGATCATAACGTTCATTAG
- a CDS encoding LrgB family protein → MSILIGIITFISTVLIYLASRKLYQKVPNPFLLPVLPSTAFLVAILLIFHIPYETYMVGGKWIDWFLGPGVVALAYPLYKNWEILKRYSVSILIGVFVGAVIGVSTGLLLAKWVSFDEAIIYSIIPKNSTTPIAMEVATTLGGVSSMAAVFVMIAGIGGAILGPFVLKWSGIHHFLGRGIGFGSASHAIGTSKAMENSEQEGAISTVAMTVSAIMVSIVSPILVYFLY, encoded by the coding sequence ATGAGCATCTTAATCGGGATCATAACGTTCATTAGTACGGTTCTTATCTATCTAGCCTCACGAAAATTGTATCAAAAGGTTCCGAATCCGTTTCTATTACCCGTATTGCCTTCTACAGCATTCTTGGTTGCGATTCTACTTATTTTTCATATCCCGTATGAAACCTATATGGTAGGAGGAAAGTGGATCGATTGGTTTCTTGGGCCTGGTGTTGTGGCTTTAGCTTATCCTTTATATAAGAATTGGGAGATTCTCAAGAGATATAGTGTGAGCATTTTGATTGGTGTATTTGTTGGAGCGGTCATAGGGGTGTCTACGGGTTTGTTACTAGCAAAATGGGTTTCTTTTGATGAAGCTATTATTTATTCAATTATTCCTAAAAACTCCACGACACCTATAGCCATGGAGGTTGCAACTACCCTTGGTGGTGTCTCATCCATGGCGGCTGTCTTTGTTATGATAGCTGGAATTGGCGGAGCTATATTAGGGCCATTCGTTTTAAAATGGAGTGGGATTCATCACTTCCTGGGTAGAGGGATCGGTTTTGGGAGTGCTTCTCATGCGATTGGCACCTCGAAAGCTATGGAGAATAGTGAACAAGAAGGGGCTATAAGCACAGTGGCTATGACGGTTAGTGCCATTATGGTTTCTATTGTTAGTCCGATTCTTGTTTATTTTTTATATTAG